CTTCTTGCCCTGTGCGGAATCGGCAAAAACTCCCCGCCACAGGCAGGATAAGCTTTTTTATTACCATAGCAGGCCTTAGTACGCTGCCTTTGTGGCGGCTCAGACAGTTTGCCGCTTCTTTCGCACAGGCCTGCAAAGCTCTGATCCGAAACGATTGCAACGTCACTTGCAAATAGCCAGGGTGCCTTGCAATAGTACGAAGCTGTTGAAATTACAGCTTTAGAATTTCGGAATAAAAATGTGCTGAACAATTACAAAAATTCTTCGTTTCAAAAAAGATCAGAGATCCTGAAGACTCCGCAGCTCCCGGATTCTGTCCCGAAGTCTGGCTGCCCGTTCAAAGGCCAGTTCCTCGGAGGCAGCCATCATCTCCGCCTCCAGACCTGCAATGATGGATCTGAGATCCCCACCTTTTTTCTCCACCTCAAAGGGAGCAGAACTTTCCGCAGCCATATCCATCCCTATGCTATCCCCATCGGCCACACCGAATACCGCCATGGAACCAATGACCTTGGTTGTGGATACCGGAGTAATACCATGGGTTTCATTGTAGGCCTGCTGAATGCTGCGACGCCTGCCCGTCTCCTCCAGACACTTGGCCATGGACGGAGTAATGCGGTCTGCGTACATGATCACCCGGCCAATGACGTTTCTTGCTGCCCTGCCGCAAGTCTGAATCAATGACCTTGCGGAGCGCAGGAAGCCTTCCTTATCTGCGTCCAGAATAGCCACAAGGGCCACCTCCGGTATGTCCAGTCCCTCCCGGAGAAGGTTGATGCCCACCAGAACATCAAAACGATCCATGCGCAGATCCTGAATGATTTCTATCCGCTCCAAAGTAGAAATATCCGAATGCAGATAACGCACACGGATACCCGTATCCGTATAGTAGTCCGTCAGATCCTCGGCCATGCGCTTGGTAAGGGTGGTCACCAGAACCTTGCCCCCCAGCTCCAGACAGGCCTTGATTTCATCATAGAGATCATCCACCTGATGCTCGGCACTGCGTACCTCAATGGGCGGATCCACAAGGCCCGTGGGCCTTACTATCTGCTCCGCCACACGATCGCCTGCCTTTTCCAGCTCATGGTCCGCTGGAGTTGCGGAAACATAGATCACCTGTTCTGCTTTTTTCTCAAATTCAGGGAACCTGAGGGGACGGTTATCCAGAGCGGAGGGCAGACGGAAGCCAAAATTCACAAGGGTTTCCTTGCGGGAGCGGTCCCCCTTGTACATCCCCCCAACCTGGGGAACGGCAATGTGGGATTCATCGAAAAAAATAAGAAGGTCATCGGGAAAATAATCAAAAAGGGTGGGCGGCGGCTCCCCCGGATTGCGACCCGTCAGGTGACGGGAATAATTTTCAATGCCGGTGCAGTATCCGATCTCCCTCAGCATTTCCAGATCATAATTGGTTCTTTCCTCAATACGCTGGGCTTCGACTAGCTTATTTTCCGAGCGTAAAAAAGAAATACGCTCCTTAAGTTCCGCTTCTATGGCAGCCACGGCCCGTTTTCTGGTGGCCTTTTCCGTCACATAATGGCTGCCAGGAAAAATTGCGGTGGTACGCATTTTCCTTAGAATCTCACCTCGAAGAGGATCAATCTCCGCAAGCCCTTCGATCTCATCTCCGAAAAATTCCACACGCACAGCCCTGTCTTCCTCATAGGCCGGAAAAATCTCCACCCTGTCTCCCCGTACACGGAAAGTTCCCCTGTGAAAATCCAGATCACTGCGGGTATACTGCATGGCGGTCAGCTCCCGCAGCAGCCTGTCCCTGCCCTTTTCCTGACCCGTTGCAAGCTCCACCCGCAGGGCCAGATAATCCTCCGGCGCACCTAAGCCATAAATACAGGATACACTGGCCACCACAATGACATCCCTTCGGGTAAGGACTGAACGCGTGGCGGAATGCCTCATTTTATCGATCATCTCATTGATGGCCGAATCCTTGGCTATGTAAGTGTCACTGGAAGGTATATAGGCTTCGGGCTGGTAATAATCATAGTAACTGACAAAATATTCCACGGCATTGTGGGGAAAAAGCTGCCTGAACTCATTGAAAAGCTGAGCTGCCAGGGTTTTGTTGGGTGCAATTATCAAGGCTGGTCTTTTGGCTGCTGCAATTACATGGGCCATGGTAAAGGTTTTACCGGAACCCGTAACACCGAGAAGTACCTGATGGGGGGCCTGCTCCCGGATTCCCCTTACCAGGGCATCTATGGCAGCAGGCTGGTCTCCTTTGGGTTCAAAGGCCGATACAATGTGAAAGTCACCATCAAAACCGGAATAATCCGGAACCTCAGGTGACTTTTCTGAACCCTTTTCAGAGGAAACTGCCAGCAATGAGCTGCGGGACTTTTTTTTCTGATCCGCTTTCATGCCATCCGCCACAGGGTGCCTTCAGCTTTATCTTCCAGAACCACGCCCATGTCCGTAAGCTGCTGACGGATTTCATCGGCCTTTTTAAAATCCTTCTGCTTTCTCGCCTCTGTGCGGGCCAGCACCAGTGCGTCAATCTCAGCTGCATTCAGACCGGTGCTGGAAAGACCCTTTTCCTTTTTTGCGGCAAAATAGGCAGGAGCCTCTTCATTGCCTATACCCAGCACGGCAGCCACAGCCCTGCAGTCCGCTGTCAGCACAGCAGCTTCTTCAACGGAAGGTCCGGAACCCTCATCCAGAAGACGGTTGGCGGACCTGATGGCATCATAAACAAGGCCCATGGCCTTTGCCGTATTGAAATCATCGTCCATGGCCTCACAAAAGGTCTGCCAGAGGCTTCCCCGGTTTTCCGGCAGGGTACAGCCCTTTTCCTCCACCCTCTGGAAAAGGCCATAGACCTTATCAAGGTTCTGGGCGGCTTCATCCAGATACTGATCCGTAAAATCAATGGGGCTTCTGTAATGGCTGGAGAGGAGAAAAAGACGGATGGCCTCAGGATGCCAGGTCCGAATAGCATCCCGAACCCGGAGGAAATTACCAAGGGATTTGGACATTTTCTCATGGTTGATATTCACAAAACCATTGTGCACCCAATAACGGGCAAAGGGCTGCCCTGTGGCGGCTTCACTCTGGGCAATCTCATTTTCATGGTGGGGAAAAATCAGATCCTTACCACCGCCATGGATGTCAAAGGTGGCACCCAGAAGAACGCAGCTCATGGCAGTACATTCAATGTGCCAGCCTGGTCTGCCCGGACCCCATGGACTCTCCCAGGCAGGCTCACCCGGTTTGGCCGTCTTCCAGAGGGCAAAGTCATGGGGATTTTTCTTCCGTTCATCCACGGCTATACGGGAGCCGGCCTCCATATCCTCAAGTTTTCTTCCGGAAAGCTTCCCATAGCCATCAAAGGTTTCCACGGCAAAATACACATCCCCGTCCACGGGATAGGCATGACCTTTTTCAATGAGACTCTCAACCACATCTATTATGTCACTGATGTGGGCGGTGGCTCTGGGCTCCAGATCCGGACGCAGCACATGGAGCCTGTCCATATCCTCATGGAAGGCCTGAATAAAGGTTTCGGAAACCGAGGCAGAATCCGAATCAGTTTCAATGGCTTTCTGAATAATCTTATCATCCACATCCGTAAAATTGCGAACATAGGTTACCCCATACCCCATGGCCCGGAAGTAGCGGACCATAACATCAAAAAAAATAACGGAACGGGCATGACCGATGTGGCTGTAATCATATACCGTGGGACCGCAGACATAAATACTGACCTTGCCTGCCTCCATGGGAGTAAAAATTTCTTTTTCCCGGTTCAGGGTATTATATATGCGTAAACTCATAAAATTCATTCTCCGGCTGATTAAAAAAGGATCTGATTCGAAGGGATTATAAGACCAGCAAATTGCGGGCAACCACCATATACCCAGAGCATGCCAGAATCATTAACAAAAAACTCCTGTCCCTGTACGGCCTGCCCGAAAGCAAAACCGGAAACGCATTATAATCATTTCAAACCGCCTTGCAAACCATCCTTTTTATCCCCTTGCCAGATCAGGACAATGGCAGTGGCAGAAATGCCTTCCCCACGGCCCACCGCATCCAGCCCTTCGGTGGTTGTGGCCTTGATATTCACACGATCCGCAGGCATGGCAAGACAGCCTGCAATATTTTTTTCCATTTCTTTACGGTGCGGACCAATTCTGGGGGCCTGTGCAAAAACAGTGGCATCTATATTCACAACAGAAAATCCGGATGCTTTCAGATGACTGCCTGTGATTTCAAGAAGTTTCAGGCTGGAAATATCTTTAAAGGCAGGGTCGGAGTCCGGAAAAAGACCTCCTATATCCCCCATTCCCGCAGCGCCAAGCAAAGCATCACAGACAGCATGGGTAAGCACGTCCGCATCGGAATGGCCCAGAAGACCCATGGGATGGTCCAGTCTTACGCCACCAAGGATAAGGGGGCGTCCTGTTACCAGACGGTGGGTGTCACTGCCTATGCCAGTGCGCAGATCAAAAGGATGCATAATATTCTCCATTACAGGTGTAAAAATCCCGTTACGGAGTTTTTATACATTTCCTTGATCCGGAGGTAAAGACGCAAACCTTCTGAGGGAAGGAGGGATGAACCCCGGTAAGATGATAAAAGAAGAATATGAAATAAGGTAAGTCAGAAATTCTGGAAAAAAGAGTCTGTCTGGAGTGGGCCTTTTCAGTGGACAGTGTGGGTTTCAATACGCATGGAAAATTCACTTTGAAGAAGAACCATGAGCAGCTCCAGAGTCATGGTGTCCATTACATCAGGATACCACCCCTTGCGTGTGAGGGCATCGTTGATTCCGGCAAGGGTAAATGCACCTCCGTCCCTCAGAAGGCCATACACGTCCTTTACCAGACGATGAACCTCTCCCGGATCAAGTCCCTGACCCGTCAGCCTCATGAGTAGGGTGGCACATATATCGGCAGAATTGGCAACAGCAGGAGAAATCATAGGCAACCTCCCTTCGTTTTTGTCCTCAGGATTATCTTTAAGAAAGCTCTCAACGACATGGAACAATGTTTTTTACAAAAAACACATTATGTATCCTGTTTTCATATTTCAGAAGAAACCGGGAATGTCCATAGGCAAATAAATCTATTTTTCCGGGAAAGATTCCCGAAATACGTGAAAAAACCATGGGGAAAAAGAAATTCATACAACAATGATTTCGATATCATTACCGAAAGGGCGGGCACACAAAAGCAGAAAAAAAGAAAATGATCAAGATTAAATATTGAAAAGTCGGCCAATTATGCTACATGAAAGAGCATCTTCTGAGCATATCAGGGCATAATGGGTTTCCGTTTCCTGTTTTCCGGTACGGCATAAACAAAAAAAAACCGGAAGGGTTCGGATTATTTTTAACTGAATCAGGGAGAATTTTTTGAAAGACCATATCCGTATCCTAATTATTGATGATCACCCCCTTTTCCGTGAAGGGCTGAAATCCATCATTGAAAGAAACAAACGCTTTGAACTGGTGGGAGAAGCCGGATCCGGCAAAGAGGGTCTGCGCATGGCAAGGGAACTTAAACCGGATCTGGTGCTTGTGGATATATCACTGCCTGACATCAACGGCATACAGCTCACCCGGGATCTCACCGCCGCTTCCCACCCAGTGCGTATTCTCATTGTGTCCATGCATGCCAAGATTGATTATATTGCCGAAGCCTTTCAGGCAGGTGCCATCGGATACATTGCCAAGGATTCCGCATCGGACCGACTGATTCAGGGTATAGAAACAGCCATGAGGGGGGACTATTATCTGGACAGTGCTATTTCCCATCAGGTTGTGGAAAAGCTCATACAGTTTCCCGTAAAAGAAGCCAAGATCACAGATACGGAATACGGTTCCCTTACGCCCAGAGAACAGGAAGTCATGCGTCTTCTGGCCGAAGGCAGCACGCCCAAGGACATAGGCGACCGCCTCTGCATCAGTCCGAAAACAGTGGAAAATCACCGGGCCAACATCATGAAAAAGCTCAATGTTCACTCCACCATGGAGCTGGTACGCTATGCAGCCCGGCTGGGTCTCATTGATGTGGATCTCTGGAAAGAATAAGGCAGAAATCTCCACAGCCTGTGCAGACGAATACTCCATAAATTCTTACAGTTTTTTGTCATGCATCTTGCCCACCCCATAGTCCTTACGGCGCATGAATTTTTCCGCGGGTGGTCCCATCAGCTGCATCTCTGGATTGTTCTTCAGCACATCCATGGCAATGTGCATTTCCTTGGTACACCCTGTAGAATAGGTGGCATCCTTTCCCACCCACTCCGGAGGCACCTTTTCTCCAAGGAGGGTAAAGGTTTCCGCAATATCCTCGTAGGTCTGAAAACGCCATATATCTATATAGCCACTGCGCTGCACAATCTCCCACATATACATGAGGTCATCGGCATCCATTCCGGGTTCATAGTATTGCGATGGATTTAGGATAAAGGTCCTTGCAAAAAGAGTTCGCAGATAATCAATGAAAACCGTCATAATCCGCTTGGCTTCATCTATTTTACCGGGTATGGAACCGATAATACCGCTGTAAAACATAACAGCCATACCGTTCTCTCTGGCATCTTTCATCTGTCCGATAATGCCCTTAGCCCTGCGCTCCAGATCAAAATGGGAAAAACGGATTACGTCCTGCGGAGCAGGCTTATGCAGAATATCCACCCTGCCCCCCTCCATGGTGCAGATATTGAAAACAGGACGGGTAAACTGGAAATGGGTATCAAAAAAGCGCCTGCGCTGCTCTTCACCTCTGGAAATAATGAGATCACATTCCTTAAATGCCCTTGCAAAGGTAGTACAGGCTAAAAGGAGATTGACATTTTCCCTTGTACCATCTGAAATCACAATTATATTTTCTTCTTTTCTTAAAATATCCACCAGGGCATTCTTACTGACTTCAGGATCTCCCAAAATACGGGCTGTTTCCAATGCCTGCTGCAGTACCCTGTCTTCCATGACATCGGCAAAATCGACCTTGGTAAAAATGGGTTCACCCTTGAAACTCACAACAATTTTATGACCAAGGCGGGCAAGATAACGGATGATTTTTAAATCCATTATGATTTCACCGGCTTCATTGGCAAGCCAGAGAATTTTTTTCCTGTCTCCCGCATCACTGCAGTGAAAGGATTCACCCCGAACCCCCAGAAAACAGAAAAGGTCTTTCACATCACCCGTCAGAGGACGGGAAAAAATATCCAGAAACCCCTCTTTGTCAGGAAGCATACAGGATTCACCCTGCCACAGCTCACTGGCTCCGGTCATGAGAAAAAGTCGTTGGAGTTCAAGGGAATTAAGGTTATCCCGTATTCTTCCCAGAGAAACAGGAGGCCTTTTCATGGCAGAAAGATCCACATAATCAAAGGCATCCTTGAATTCCTTTGAAGACAAAACCTGAACTGCCCTCTGATTCCGCAGATACTTTTCCTCAAGATAGGGATCAACTATATTTGTCTGATTAAGAAAAATCCGGAAAAGTCTTTTTTCTATGCGGGATGGAATCATCAGCTCATCCCGGGTTTCGTGCTGGAACTTAATCCGTATCAGGGCCTTCAGAAAGTCTTTCTCATCTTCTTTTTCTATAAAGGCATCCACAAGGTAAAGAATACGTTCCAGCACTTCCCGATAGCGCTGCTGTAGAAAATCCGAGGCATTCCTTCCCATGATGGCCTGATACATTTTTTCCGAGCAGGGATAATAACGCTCTTCCGGAGCCGTATGCACCATAAATCCCACCTGCTCAGGCGGCGCCACCTCTTCGGGGTAGGCTGCATGATCCAGATGATTTTCAATATAAAATGCTGCTTCCCAGGCCGCCTGAGCTGCTTTATGATTATCCGCTACTTCCCTTTTCATATCCATATCTATATTCATTTACCCGGATTCTCCCCTGCCCGACGCGACACTGATGATGAATAAGAATCTTCAAACCTTTGAAACTTCTTTTAATGAGATGCGGAAATACTGTCAAGGCCCTGATCCAGCCCCATGCTTGACAGAATTTCATCGTACTGGTATGACCTCTTACCAAATCAGAATACAAGGAGACTCCATGCCCATACGCCCTTCCGTTCATACCGAGCACAACATTCTGCACCGCATCCTTTCTGGCACATGGCCCGAAGGCACATCCCTGCCCCCTGAACGGGAACTGGCAGAAAGCCTCGGAGTCACACGACCCACCCTCAGGGAAACCCTGAAACTCCTTGAGCGTCAGGGCTGGATCACCATCCGCCATGGCAGAAGCTCCGTGGTCAATGATTTCTGGAAAAGCGGTGGCATGGGTATTCTCAGCACCCTTGCCCGGTATACGGAATTCATTCCCCTTTCTCTGATTACGGAACTGCTGGAACTGCGCATAGAGCTTCTGCCGCCCTGCGCCCGTCTGGCTGCCATCCACAATCCTGCATCCGTGGCTGCCCTTCTGACACCGGATCAAATGCCCGGAGAAGACCCAAGGATTTTTTCAGAATTTGACTGGCACCTTCAGGAAACCATGATTCTGGCTGCAGGCAGAAGGGTATCCCTTCTCATGTACAATGATTTCAAGGCCCTTTTCATCAACGGCGGAACCCTCTACTTTCAGAGCTCCGAAACACGCGAGGAATCCATGGAATATTATGCCGCACTCCCTGATCTTCTTTTTACAGATCCCGATGCCGTGGAAAAAATTGCCGCTGATGCCATGAAGAAAAGCCTTGCCTACTGGCAGAGCCTCTTCCCCGGAACGGCAGATGCGGAAGAACCCACAACAAAGGCGGAGGAACCATGAACAATTATGATCTCATTGTCATCGGAGGCGGCATTACAGGGGCAGGCATCTTTCGCGAAGCTGCAGCCATAGGCCTTTCAGTCCTCCTCCTTGAAGGATCTGACTTCAGCTCCGGCACATCGGGCAGGTCTTCCAAACTGGTGCACGGCGGGCTGCGCTACCTGAAACAGGGGCATCTGCACCTTACTCTGGATTCCGTCCGGCACCGGGAAAGACTTCTCCGGGAGCTGCCGGGACTTGTAACAGAACTTCCCTTTCTCATGCCCATGTACAGGGATGGCGGACCTTCGCTTCTGCAGATGAAGGCAGGACTCTTTCTCTATGATCTTATGGCAGGGAAACAACGCCACTCATTTAAAAGTCTTGAAAACATCCGCTTTAACCTTCCCGGAATACGAAATGAAAAACTCTCCGGTGCCTTTAGCTTCCATGATGCTCAGGTGGATGACAGCCGCCTTGTGCTGCGGCTCATCAGAGAAGCCCTTTGCCATGAAAAGGCCTTTGCCCAGAACTACACAAGGGTTACAAGCCTTGCAAAAAACAAAGAGGGCCGGGTGACAGGAGTCTGCGCCGAGGACAGGGAAACAGGGGAAAAAAGAAAATATTATGCCCCCCTTGTGGTCAATGCCACGGGTGTTTTTTCAGCGAGACTTCACCCCCTGCCTTCCAAAAAACTGCATATCCGGCCCTTAAGGGGAAGCCACCTTGTCTTTCCTTCCCATATTCTGCCCCTGAAAACAGCCGTGAGCTTTTTCCACCCCCATGATCAACGCCCGGTTTTTCTCATTCCATGGGAAGGTGCCCTGATTTTTGGCACCACAGACGAAGACAGCACCCTGAAGGATGCGGAAAACCCCGTCATCACCAGAGATGAGGTTCTTTATCTCCTGACGGCACTGAAGCATCTTTTTCCGGATGCAGGATTCAGCGAAAAAAATATTCTCTCCACCTTTGCGGGGCTGCGACCCGTTGTAACGGAAAGCATGACCAAAAAACCCTCACAGGAATCAAGGGAGCATATAGTATGGCAGGCTCCGGGGCTTATCAGCGTAACGGGCGGCAAACTCACCACCTTCAGAAAACTGGCCTGGGATACTTTGAAGCTGGGCTGCCGCCAGCGCCATCTGCCCCAACCCGACATCAAAACTCCCGTTGTTAAGGCCTTTTATCAGCCCTGCCCACCAAACCTGAATCCGAAATTATGGAAGCTGCTCTGCGGCCGCTACGGCAGTGATGCACAATATCTTGAAACCCAAAACCCTGCCCTGCTTGAATTCATTCCCGGAACCCGTAATATCCTCGCAGAAATCCCCCTTGTCTGTCGGGATGCTTCCATACGCCATCTAGACGACCTTCTTCTGCGTCGCCTGCGCCTCGGCCTTGTTCTGGCCGATGGCGGCATGGACATGATGGAGGAAATCAGGGATCTGGCCCTGCCTGTTCTGGGCTGGAGCCCCGAAAAATGGAACCATGAGGTCCTGAGATACCATGCTCTCTGGCAGAAAAACCATGGAGTTCCCCGATGAAAGATTGCATTCTGTCCATCGACTGCGGCACCCAGAGCCTGCGGGCCCATCTCTTTGATGCCGAAGGCCGCTTGTTGGCATCTGAAAAACGCTGCTACGCTCCCTATGAAAGCCCCAAACCAGGGTGGGCAGAACAGGATGCACTGTTGTTCTGGGATAATCTCTGCAAAGCCTGCCTGAGCCTCAAGGAAAAAGCTCCGGAAGCATTCTCCCGCATAGCAGGCATGGGCATCGCCACCCAGCGGGCCACCATGGTATGCCTGGACAGGATGGGTAACCCCCTGCGCCCGGCCATCACCTGGCTGGATCAGCGCAAGGCCTCTCCTGTCTTGCAAGCGGGTTTGCTTTCTCCTTTTCTGCACCTTGCCGGAGCATCCCGGCTGGTGCACAAGGCCCAGACCGATGCCAAATGCAACTGGATAGCCCAGAACCAGCCGGGGCTCTGGAAAAAAACCGCCTGCTACATGCAGGTTTCTGGCTTTCTCAACCACAGACTAACGGGAAATTTCAGCGACTCCATAGCCTCACAGATCGGGCACCTCCCCTTTGATTATAAAAAACAGGCCTGGAGCGGTCCACTTTCCCTCAGCCGCCGCCTCTTTCCTGTTCCGGAAAATAAACTGCCGGAGCTTATCCCGCCCGGTGCTGTCCTCGGCAGGGTCACGGCCAGAGCATCCCTGGAAACGGGCATTCAGGAAGGTGTGCCCGTCATCGCCTGCGGATCGGACAAGGGATGTGAAACCTTAGGGGCCGGAGTTTTTCAGCCGGGTATGGCGAGTCTGAGCTTTGGAACCACGGCTACGGTACAGACCACAACGAAGGATTATTTTGAACCCCTTCGCTTCATGCCCGCCTACCCGGCCCCGGTTCCCGGATACTACAATCCTGAGGTGGAGATCTTCCGGGGATACTGGATGATAACCTGGTTCAAGAACGAATTCGGCCATCCTGAAACCCAGGAAGCCATGGAGTGCCAGCTTCCCGTGGAAATACTGCTGGACCGTCTTCTGGCCGAAACCCCTCCCGGAGCCATGGGCCTTGTACTGCAACCCTTCTGGAGTCCAGGTCTGCACCATCCGGACGCCAAGGGAAGCCTCATCGGGTTCGGAGACGTGCATACCCGGGCCCATGTATACAGGGCCGTTATCGAAGGACTGGCCTATGGTCTGCTGGACGGTCTGCACAGCATTGAAAAACGGGGAAAAATTCCCATCCATACCCTTGCAGTTTCCGGAGGTGCTTCCCAAAGCGATGCAGTGTGTCAGATTTCTGCGGATATTTTCAACCGCCCTCTGGTGCGGGGGGAAACCTGCGAGACCTCGGGCCTTGGGGCCGCTCTGGTCACGGCCGTAGGACTCGGCCTGCATCCGGATGTAACGACCGCCCTTTCCCGCATGGTACGGGTGCAGCAGCGTTTTGTCCCGGATGCCGACAATGTGAGACTTTATCATCGCCTTTACACCGAAGTGTACCAGCGCATGTACAAGGCCCTTGCCCCTCTGTACCGGAAAATCCGGGATATCACGGGGTATCCGGAAAGCCAGTGAAAAGCTGCTAAGGTACGCAGGCCGTTTGTGAGTGACATTGCAATCGTTTCGGATCAGAGCTTCGCCGACCTGTGCGTAAAGAATCGCCAACTGTCCGAAGTCGGCACAAAAGGCAGCGTACTGAGCTTGCTATGATAATAAAAAAGTTCATCCTGCCTTTGCCGACAAGTTTTGGCGATTCAGCACAGGTCAAGAAGCTCCCGAATAAGATTGCGTCACAAACAAATGGCCTGTGTACCTGTAAGCCTGTTTAATGATTTAACAGCTACCAGATAACTTACTGAACATTTAAGGCCCTGAAAGGAACCCCCATGCCCTCCCACAGCCCATGGATTCACACCCCGCCCCCTGAAAAAAGCTTCCGCAGCATCTTCCGCTGGGGCGATCCCAACACTTTCAAGCACCCCAACTCCAGACTCCACGCCATGCTGAAAGAGACCTTCGGCCTTGGGGACAGGGATTTTCTCACCCCCCGCTTCACGGGCGAGGAAAGGGTCTCTGAAACCCTTCCCTCCACCCTGCCCCAAGCCTTCATTCAGGCCATGGAAAGGGCGGTGGGGCCGGAGCAGGTGGAAAGGGACGCCTTCAGCCGCATCCGCTACAGCACGGGAAAAACCACAGAAGAAACCCTTGCTCTGCGCCATCAGCGACCAGAAGGCGTCACGGATCTTGTGGTGCATCCCCGCCACAAACGGGATGTGCAGGCTATTGTGTCCCTCTGCCATGAACACCGTATTCCCCTTTCCGTGTACGGCGGCGGCTCTTCCGTCACCCTTGGTCACCGCATGGAAAAAGGCGGAGTCACGCTGGTCATGGCCACCCACATGAACCGGGTGCTTTCCTTCAATGAGGAAGACCACGCTGTCACCGTGGAGGCGGGCATCAGCGGCCCGGACTACGAGGCTGCCCTGAACGAAGCCCCGAAACGCTTCGGAGCTCTGCGGCCCTATACCTGCGGCCACTTTCCCCAGTCCTTTGAGTTCAGTACCGTGGGCGGATGGATTCTCACCCTGGGATCAGGTCAGGCCTCCTCCTATTACGGCGATGCGGCAGACCTCCTCCTTGCCGTGGAAGTGATTACTCCCAGGGGAGTTATTGTGACACAAAGCGTTCCGGCAACGGCAACGGGGCCTAAGATTCAGGATATTTTCAAGGGAAGTGAAGGGGCCTTCGGAGTTCTGATCAGTGTAACCCTAAAAATTTTCCGTAAAATGCCGGAAAACACTAAACGCTTTTCCTTCATATTTCCGGACTGGAAAAAAGCTGTGGCAGCATCAAGGGAGATCACCCAGGCCCAGTGCGGCATGCCTGCGGTGTTCCGCATCTCGGATGCCGAAGAAACGGACGTGGCTCTAAAGCTCTACGGCGTGGAAGGCGGGCCGCTGGACAGCCTCATGCGCTTTAGCGGATACCGGCCCATGGAGCGCTGCCTCGCCCTGGGTACGGCGGAGGGGGAGGCGGGTTTCAGCCGGAATGTGGCGAAAAACGTGCGGAATATTGCAAAAAAATTCGGGGCCATGGGCCTCACTTCCTACCCGGTTCACAAGTGGGAGCATGGCCGCTACCTAGACCCCTACATGAGAGAAGACCTACTGGATTTCGGTATCATTATTGATACCCTGGAAACGGGTGTGACCTGGTCGGCCCTGCACCGGGTACATGACAGCGTGCGGGCCTTCATAAAGGCGCGGCCCCAGACCATCTGCATGACCCACGCCTCCCATTTCTATCCCCAGGGCAC
This window of the Desulfobotulus mexicanus genome carries:
- the uvrB gene encoding excinuclease ABC subunit UvrB, coding for MKADQKKKSRSSLLAVSSEKGSEKSPEVPDYSGFDGDFHIVSAFEPKGDQPAAIDALVRGIREQAPHQVLLGVTGSGKTFTMAHVIAAAKRPALIIAPNKTLAAQLFNEFRQLFPHNAVEYFVSYYDYYQPEAYIPSSDTYIAKDSAINEMIDKMRHSATRSVLTRRDVIVVASVSCIYGLGAPEDYLALRVELATGQEKGRDRLLRELTAMQYTRSDLDFHRGTFRVRGDRVEIFPAYEEDRAVRVEFFGDEIEGLAEIDPLRGEILRKMRTTAIFPGSHYVTEKATRKRAVAAIEAELKERISFLRSENKLVEAQRIEERTNYDLEMLREIGYCTGIENYSRHLTGRNPGEPPPTLFDYFPDDLLIFFDESHIAVPQVGGMYKGDRSRKETLVNFGFRLPSALDNRPLRFPEFEKKAEQVIYVSATPADHELEKAGDRVAEQIVRPTGLVDPPIEVRSAEHQVDDLYDEIKACLELGGKVLVTTLTKRMAEDLTDYYTDTGIRVRYLHSDISTLERIEIIQDLRMDRFDVLVGINLLREGLDIPEVALVAILDADKEGFLRSARSLIQTCGRAARNVIGRVIMYADRITPSMAKCLEETGRRRSIQQAYNETHGITPVSTTKVIGSMAVFGVADGDSIGMDMAAESSAPFEVEKKGGDLRSIIAGLEAEMMAASEELAFERAARLRDRIRELRSLQDL
- the cysS gene encoding cysteine--tRNA ligase, with protein sequence MSLRIYNTLNREKEIFTPMEAGKVSIYVCGPTVYDYSHIGHARSVIFFDVMVRYFRAMGYGVTYVRNFTDVDDKIIQKAIETDSDSASVSETFIQAFHEDMDRLHVLRPDLEPRATAHISDIIDVVESLIEKGHAYPVDGDVYFAVETFDGYGKLSGRKLEDMEAGSRIAVDERKKNPHDFALWKTAKPGEPAWESPWGPGRPGWHIECTAMSCVLLGATFDIHGGGKDLIFPHHENEIAQSEAATGQPFARYWVHNGFVNINHEKMSKSLGNFLRVRDAIRTWHPEAIRLFLLSSHYRSPIDFTDQYLDEAAQNLDKVYGLFQRVEEKGCTLPENRGSLWQTFCEAMDDDFNTAKAMGLVYDAIRSANRLLDEGSGPSVEEAAVLTADCRAVAAVLGIGNEEAPAYFAAKKEKGLSSTGLNAAEIDALVLARTEARKQKDFKKADEIRQQLTDMGVVLEDKAEGTLWRMA
- the ispF gene encoding 2-C-methyl-D-erythritol 2,4-cyclodiphosphate synthase; its protein translation is MHPFDLRTGIGSDTHRLVTGRPLILGGVRLDHPMGLLGHSDADVLTHAVCDALLGAAGMGDIGGLFPDSDPAFKDISSLKLLEITGSHLKASGFSVVNIDATVFAQAPRIGPHRKEMEKNIAGCLAMPADRVNIKATTTEGLDAVGRGEGISATAIVLIWQGDKKDGLQGGLK
- a CDS encoding response regulator, which codes for MKDHIRILIIDDHPLFREGLKSIIERNKRFELVGEAGSGKEGLRMARELKPDLVLVDISLPDINGIQLTRDLTAASHPVRILIVSMHAKIDYIAEAFQAGAIGYIAKDSASDRLIQGIETAMRGDYYLDSAISHQVVEKLIQFPVKEAKITDTEYGSLTPREQEVMRLLAEGSTPKDIGDRLCISPKTVENHRANIMKKLNVHSTMELVRYAARLGLIDVDLWKE
- a CDS encoding ARMT1-like domain-containing protein — its product is MNIDMDMKREVADNHKAAQAAWEAAFYIENHLDHAAYPEEVAPPEQVGFMVHTAPEERYYPCSEKMYQAIMGRNASDFLQQRYREVLERILYLVDAFIEKEDEKDFLKALIRIKFQHETRDELMIPSRIEKRLFRIFLNQTNIVDPYLEEKYLRNQRAVQVLSSKEFKDAFDYVDLSAMKRPPVSLGRIRDNLNSLELQRLFLMTGASELWQGESCMLPDKEGFLDIFSRPLTGDVKDLFCFLGVRGESFHCSDAGDRKKILWLANEAGEIIMDLKIIRYLARLGHKIVVSFKGEPIFTKVDFADVMEDRVLQQALETARILGDPEVSKNALVDILRKEENIIVISDGTRENVNLLLACTTFARAFKECDLIISRGEEQRRRFFDTHFQFTRPVFNICTMEGGRVDILHKPAPQDVIRFSHFDLERRAKGIIGQMKDARENGMAVMFYSGIIGSIPGKIDEAKRIMTVFIDYLRTLFARTFILNPSQYYEPGMDADDLMYMWEIVQRSGYIDIWRFQTYEDIAETFTLLGEKVPPEWVGKDATYSTGCTKEMHIAMDVLKNNPEMQLMGPPAEKFMRRKDYGVGKMHDKKL